A section of the Kribbella sp. HUAS MG21 genome encodes:
- a CDS encoding aminotransferase class I/II-fold pyridoxal phosphate-dependent enzyme, whose translation MNHDEAPVLDALAQYHQRDYANFCPPGHKQGRGADEAVRRTLGTDVFRSDLLATGGMDDRLSRGKVLERAQDLMADAVAAEQAFFSTCGSSLSVKSAMMAVAAPGDEMLIGRDAHKSVIAGLTLTGIKPVWVRPRWDDELHLAHPPSPEAFEDALEAHPDAVGALVTSPSPYGTCSDLEGIAEVCHRRGKPVIVDEAWGAHLPFHDELPTWAMDAGADVCVVSIHKMGAGFEQGSVFHLQGDLVDPVRLKQSADLLSTTSPNVLFYAAMDGWRRQMVLHGKDLLGGALRLARSVRAAIDALPGLNVVEDQLVAKEASHDLDRLQIMIDTLEAGISGYQASDWLRAERAVNVGLADHRRIVAQFTFADDEKSADRLLTALADLTRTSLPAPRSVVLPAPRELELESVMSPREAFFAAQETVPADEAAGRIAAEQLTPYPPGIPAILPGELITAGVVEYLRSGVEATMAVPDAADQSVRTIRVVRSA comes from the coding sequence ATGAACCACGACGAGGCACCGGTCCTGGACGCCCTCGCGCAGTACCACCAGCGCGACTATGCCAACTTCTGCCCGCCCGGCCACAAGCAGGGCCGCGGCGCCGACGAGGCCGTCCGGCGGACGCTGGGCACCGACGTGTTCCGGTCCGATCTGCTCGCGACCGGCGGCATGGACGACCGGCTGAGCCGCGGCAAGGTTCTCGAACGCGCGCAGGACCTGATGGCCGACGCCGTCGCCGCCGAGCAGGCCTTCTTCTCGACGTGCGGCAGTTCGCTGTCGGTGAAGAGCGCCATGATGGCGGTCGCCGCGCCGGGCGACGAGATGCTGATCGGGCGCGACGCACACAAGTCGGTGATCGCGGGCCTCACGCTCACGGGGATCAAGCCGGTGTGGGTGCGGCCGCGCTGGGACGACGAGCTGCACCTCGCGCACCCGCCGTCGCCGGAGGCCTTCGAGGATGCGCTCGAAGCCCACCCGGACGCCGTCGGGGCGCTGGTCACGAGTCCGTCGCCGTACGGGACGTGCAGCGACCTCGAGGGCATCGCCGAGGTGTGCCACCGGCGCGGGAAGCCGGTGATCGTGGACGAGGCGTGGGGCGCGCACCTGCCGTTCCACGACGAGCTGCCGACCTGGGCGATGGACGCCGGCGCCGACGTCTGCGTGGTGTCGATCCACAAGATGGGCGCCGGTTTCGAGCAGGGCTCGGTGTTCCACCTGCAGGGCGACCTGGTCGACCCGGTCCGGCTGAAGCAGAGCGCCGACCTGCTCTCGACCACGAGCCCGAACGTCCTGTTCTACGCCGCGATGGACGGCTGGCGGCGGCAGATGGTGCTGCACGGCAAGGACCTGCTCGGCGGCGCGCTGCGGCTGGCGCGCTCGGTGCGGGCCGCGATCGACGCGCTGCCCGGGCTGAACGTGGTGGAGGACCAGCTGGTGGCGAAGGAGGCCTCGCACGACCTCGACCGGCTGCAGATCATGATCGACACCCTCGAGGCCGGGATCTCCGGCTATCAGGCGTCGGACTGGCTGCGCGCCGAGCGGGCGGTGAACGTCGGCCTGGCCGACCACCGGCGGATCGTTGCCCAGTTCACCTTTGCCGACGACGAGAAGTCGGCGGACCGGTTGCTGACGGCACTCGCCGACCTCACCCGGACGTCGCTGCCGGCGCCGCGGTCCGTCGTCCTGCCCGCGCCGCGGGAACTCGAGCTGGAGTCGGTGATGTCGCCGCGCGAGGCGTTCTTCGCCGCGCAGGAGACGGTGCCCGCCGACGAGGCGGCCGGCCGGATCGCGGCCGAGCAGCTGACGCCGTACCCGCCCGGGATCCCGGCGATCCTGCCCGGCGAGCTGATCACGGCGGGCGTCGTCGAGTACCTGCGCTCCGGCGTCGAGGCGACGATGGCGGTGCCCGACGCCGCCGACCAGTCGGTGCGGACGATCCGCGTCGTCCGGTCCGCGTGA